In one Leptospira yasudae genomic region, the following are encoded:
- the dnaA gene encoding chromosomal replication initiator protein DnaA has product MFLLFSEEALNLVWNKILEEVSKKISPQYYERFIDTLKLETLNSEKCTIIAPSATIKTHVERKYQNIIENAILEACGDKIPVEILIETKAASPLQTILEKSFDQKDFQFNPDYTFETFIVGDCNRLAYTAAKECVRKPAEINPLYLFGSVGVGKTHLLHAIGSELVKKDPWKTVCYVDISSFMNEFRFALQSRELIESFKMKYQSYNCLLVDDIQLLSTNAEKTQDEFFALFNFLFERKRQIVIASDRPSSELAIHERLKSRFVTGVQADIQYPDREIRKGIVTHHSKIMDLGLSEDILDFLSDQIEEDTRLLLGALNDIYLYKKSYSLLFLNLDKVKEIVKNRLYRKKNVEFSHDRIIESVAKEFNLNAAEIMGKSRKKELIVPRHICFYLLHSIFKVNKSQVGRLFQTQHTTVIHGVRKAEELLSNNKEMRFLVERISSKYKLQ; this is encoded by the coding sequence TTGTTTTTATTATTTTCGGAGGAAGCGTTGAACCTGGTTTGGAACAAAATTTTGGAGGAAGTATCTAAGAAAATATCTCCTCAATACTATGAACGGTTCATCGATACTCTTAAATTAGAGACGCTTAACTCGGAAAAATGTACGATCATAGCTCCTTCTGCGACGATCAAAACTCACGTCGAAAGAAAATATCAAAACATTATCGAAAACGCCATCTTGGAAGCCTGCGGTGATAAGATTCCGGTAGAGATTTTGATCGAAACAAAGGCGGCTTCTCCGCTTCAAACGATTCTGGAAAAATCTTTCGATCAAAAAGATTTTCAATTCAATCCGGATTATACTTTCGAAACGTTTATCGTAGGCGACTGCAATCGTCTTGCTTATACGGCCGCGAAAGAATGCGTTCGTAAACCCGCTGAAATCAATCCGCTGTATTTATTCGGAAGCGTCGGCGTTGGAAAGACGCATTTGCTCCACGCGATCGGATCCGAACTCGTTAAAAAAGATCCTTGGAAGACCGTTTGTTACGTGGATATATCTTCATTTATGAACGAGTTTCGTTTTGCTCTTCAATCGAGAGAATTGATCGAAAGTTTTAAGATGAAATACCAGTCTTACAACTGTCTTCTCGTGGATGACATTCAACTTCTTTCCACAAATGCGGAAAAAACACAGGATGAATTCTTCGCTTTGTTTAATTTTCTTTTTGAAAGAAAAAGACAGATCGTAATCGCTTCCGACCGCCCTAGTTCCGAGCTTGCGATCCATGAACGATTGAAATCACGATTCGTAACCGGAGTTCAAGCAGACATTCAATATCCCGATCGCGAGATTCGCAAAGGAATCGTGACTCACCATTCTAAGATTATGGATCTCGGTCTAAGCGAAGATATTCTCGATTTTTTATCGGATCAAATCGAGGAAGATACGAGACTTCTTCTCGGGGCTCTCAACGATATTTATCTTTATAAAAAATCCTATTCTCTTCTTTTCCTTAACTTGGATAAGGTTAAGGAAATCGTAAAAAACCGTTTGTATCGGAAGAAGAACGTGGAGTTTTCCCACGATCGAATCATCGAATCGGTTGCGAAGGAATTCAATTTGAATGCCGCTGAAATTATGGGGAAAAGTAGAAAGAAGGAACTCATCGTTCCGCGTCATATTTGCTTTTATCTGTTGCACAGCATCTTCAAGGTAAACAAATCACAGGTCGGAAGATTGTTCCAAACACAACATACGACCGTGATTCATGGTGTCCGCAAAGCCGAGGAACTTCTTTCCAACAATAAGGAAATGCGGTTCTTAGTGGAGCGCATCAGTTCCAAATATAAACTTCAATAA
- the dnaN gene encoding DNA polymerase III subunit beta, with protein MKIKVNTSEFLKAIHAVEGVISAREIKSVLSNLKIEAEGKEVFLSATDLEISIKTSVPAEVMQAGSISLPAKQLSSFFKTIHFEETTLSLEESDGDSSIAYITDASGKNDYKSKISGMDAEEIKTISKVNPSQVSSFPSTLINDMIRKTSYAIAHEDQRFIFNGLYMIPDGNKLIFVGTDGRRLCKIERNLPSPLQFKDSIIVPAKAIREISKMIATSETGNIGLIDSQIYASANNIELLCKLIEGNFPNYEQVIPKSTKFSTSINKEEFQVSLRQVLTAAEEPSRQVRLTFGKNNLNLFAQTLGASEASINKPIEYSGDEVTIAFKGEYLMDIFRSIDDNEVKIEFSDSSSPVIFKDPSDPEFISVIMPMKL; from the coding sequence TTGAAAATCAAAGTCAATACATCGGAATTCTTAAAAGCGATTCACGCAGTGGAAGGTGTAATCTCCGCGAGAGAAATAAAATCTGTATTATCAAATCTTAAAATAGAAGCCGAAGGTAAGGAAGTATTTCTTTCCGCAACCGATCTTGAAATTTCCATTAAGACATCCGTGCCCGCTGAAGTGATGCAAGCGGGAAGTATTTCGCTGCCTGCAAAACAGCTTTCCAGTTTTTTCAAAACGATTCACTTTGAAGAAACCACTTTATCTTTGGAAGAATCCGACGGTGACTCTTCGATCGCTTATATCACGGACGCGTCCGGTAAGAACGATTATAAATCCAAAATCAGCGGAATGGATGCGGAAGAAATTAAAACGATTTCGAAAGTGAATCCCTCCCAAGTGTCTTCTTTTCCGAGTACATTGATAAACGACATGATCCGTAAAACTTCTTATGCGATCGCGCATGAAGATCAAAGATTTATCTTTAACGGTCTCTATATGATTCCCGACGGAAATAAACTGATCTTCGTTGGAACGGACGGAAGAAGACTTTGTAAGATCGAACGAAATCTTCCTTCTCCTTTGCAGTTCAAGGATTCTATCATCGTTCCCGCAAAGGCGATCCGCGAAATTTCCAAAATGATCGCGACTTCCGAAACGGGTAACATCGGTTTGATCGACAGTCAAATTTACGCTTCGGCGAATAACATAGAATTGTTGTGTAAGTTGATCGAAGGAAACTTTCCGAATTACGAACAAGTTATTCCTAAAAGTACGAAATTCTCCACAAGCATCAACAAAGAAGAATTTCAAGTTTCTCTCAGACAAGTTTTAACAGCTGCGGAAGAACCTTCTCGTCAAGTAAGACTGACATTCGGCAAAAACAATTTGAACTTGTTCGCGCAAACACTCGGCGCTTCGGAAGCGAGCATCAATAAACCGATCGAATATTCCGGCGACGAAGTTACGATCGCATTCAAAGGCGAATACCTCATGGATATTTTCAGATCGATCGACGACAACGAGGTTAAGATCGAATTCTCCGATTCAAGTTCTCCCGTGATTTTCAAAGATCCGTCCGATCCTGAATTCATTTCGGTCATTATGCCGATGAAGTTGTAA
- the recF gene encoding DNA replication/repair protein RecF (All proteins in this family for which functions are known are DNA-binding proteins that assist the filamentation of RecA onto DNA for the initiation of recombination or recombinational repair.), with translation MFLKHLTLQNFRSHEELSLDFDSRLIFFVGDNGEGKTNLLEAICMLSWLKSFRESEDSNLIRWGSENYFLRGRIKENQKESVLEIGFTAKPSVKRKLKFNQEEVKKRTDLIGKFITVLLTPMDLKIIEGGPAERRKFIDAFISSFDPYYLDSLLEYNKILKHRNALLKTGSSDASHLSIWDKKLIEKGVLILNKRKEIVSELNSYYQSNLDKLSGGRDGLELTYKPNVQDEAEFSEKIGRNLGRDLRLGYTSVGIHRDDLFIGAADRDITEFGSQGQKRSTVIALKAATFNYYKNVLNTTPVLLIDDVIRELDVKRREYFVDLVINAGQAFFTTTDLEGIQDYVGKLEDQKQIFMIRQGTVQPIE, from the coding sequence ATGTTTCTAAAACATCTCACACTTCAAAATTTTAGAAGTCACGAAGAACTGAGCCTGGATTTCGATTCCAGGCTTATTTTTTTTGTGGGCGATAACGGAGAAGGAAAAACGAATCTTCTCGAAGCCATTTGCATGTTGTCGTGGTTGAAAAGTTTTCGAGAATCCGAAGATTCCAATCTGATTCGATGGGGTTCTGAAAATTATTTTCTTAGAGGAAGAATCAAAGAAAATCAAAAGGAATCCGTTTTAGAAATCGGATTCACCGCGAAACCGAGCGTTAAACGGAAATTAAAATTCAATCAGGAAGAAGTCAAAAAAAGAACGGATCTAATCGGTAAGTTTATCACCGTTTTGTTGACTCCAATGGATTTGAAAATCATAGAAGGCGGTCCGGCTGAAAGAAGAAAATTCATCGACGCTTTTATTTCCTCATTCGATCCGTATTATCTCGACTCTCTCTTGGAATATAATAAAATCTTAAAACACAGAAACGCTCTTTTAAAAACGGGAAGTTCCGATGCTTCTCACCTTTCGATTTGGGATAAAAAGCTGATCGAAAAAGGCGTTTTGATTTTGAACAAACGGAAAGAAATCGTATCGGAATTGAATTCGTATTATCAGTCGAATTTGGATAAACTCAGCGGTGGGCGGGACGGTTTGGAACTTACATATAAACCGAACGTGCAAGACGAAGCCGAATTCTCCGAAAAGATCGGACGGAATTTAGGAAGAGATCTTCGATTGGGTTATACCTCCGTAGGAATTCACAGGGACGATCTTTTTATAGGAGCCGCGGATCGCGACATCACCGAGTTCGGTTCTCAAGGTCAAAAAAGGAGCACGGTAATTGCTTTAAAAGCGGCGACGTTCAATTATTATAAGAATGTTCTGAACACGACTCCGGTTTTACTCATCGACGACGTAATTCGCGAACTCGACGTAAAACGAAGGGAATATTTCGTGGATCTCGTGATCAACGCAGGCCAAGCGTTTTTTACGACCACGGATTTGGAAGGAATTCAAGATTATGTCGGTAAACTTGAAGATCAAAAGCAGATCTTTATGATCCGTCAAGGAACGGTTCAACCCATAGAATGA
- a CDS encoding DciA family protein, whose amino-acid sequence MKDDLISSKKIETSEFRSILNQMGITEENLQEKISLHTLRNRWKEIVGPVFASHSEVNSIQFGKLRILVSHNAYKQELLFLQNRILRESARFLGKGTVRSIEISIGKLSASYPSSSVETKEKKGLEGKEDLIAILEKETDPEVKKRYLEILQYL is encoded by the coding sequence ATGAAAGACGACCTCATTTCATCCAAAAAAATCGAAACGTCGGAATTCCGTTCCATCTTAAATCAGATGGGAATCACCGAAGAGAATCTTCAGGAAAAAATTTCGCTTCATACGCTTCGCAATCGCTGGAAGGAAATCGTAGGTCCGGTCTTTGCTTCTCACTCCGAAGTCAATTCGATCCAATTCGGTAAGTTGAGAATTCTCGTTTCCCATAACGCTTATAAACAAGAATTACTTTTTTTACAAAACCGCATCTTAAGAGAGTCGGCGAGATTCCTGGGTAAAGGAACGGTTCGTTCGATTGAAATTTCCATCGGTAAACTGAGCGCTTCTTATCCTTCTTCTTCCGTGGAAACCAAGGAAAAAAAAGGCTTAGAAGGCAAAGAAGATTTAATCGCCATTCTTGAAAAAGAAACCGATCCGGAAGTTAAAAAACGCTACTTAGAGATTCTTCAATATCTTTGA
- the gyrB gene encoding DNA topoisomerase (ATP-hydrolyzing) subunit B, with protein sequence MSQEEASYSAGQIKILEGLEAVRKRPGMYIGTQDETGLHKMVYEVVDNSVDEAMAGHCTEIRISILPDNIIEVKDNGRGIPVDIHPDKKISTIEVVMTILHAGGKFENDAYKVSGGLHGVGVSVVNALSEYLEVEVHQKGKFYTQKYEKGIPVSPVEAKGESSERGTIVRFKPDSSIFTTVDFQFDVLSARFRELAFLNKGLILIVEDRRRGSEGENLLRNEFQFSGGIVSFVEHINENKHPMHKVIHFERNKDDVLAEISIQYSETYTENIFCFTNNINNNLGGTHLEGFRAALTRTLNDFLKKDTVLSKKHPTGLSGEDVKEGLTAVISIKIPQPQFNSQTKEKLVNAEIKGIMQTLSSEGLTLFFEENPNITKKILEKCILSAKAREAARKARDLTRRKTVLEGGGLPGKLADCSEKDPALSEIYLVEGDSAGGSAKQGRDRNTQAILPLKGKILNVEKARLDKILSSEEIRVLVSALGTGIGEDEFNIDKIRYHKIMIMTDADIDGSHIRTLLLTFFFRYMRPVIEKGYLYVAQPPLYLIKHGKNSTYVYSDKEKEELLKTVGTEKVVIQRYKGLGEMNPEQLWETTMDPSNRVVLKVKLDDFVEAEETFNILMGDEVQPRKQFIEVNAAKVANLDL encoded by the coding sequence ATGAGCCAAGAAGAAGCAAGCTACAGCGCCGGTCAGATCAAAATTTTAGAAGGTCTAGAAGCTGTTAGAAAGCGTCCGGGGATGTATATCGGAACCCAGGACGAAACCGGACTTCACAAAATGGTCTACGAGGTAGTCGACAACTCCGTCGACGAAGCGATGGCCGGACATTGTACCGAAATTAGAATCAGCATTTTACCGGATAACATCATCGAGGTTAAGGATAACGGTCGAGGAATTCCCGTCGACATTCACCCCGATAAAAAAATTTCAACGATCGAAGTCGTTATGACCATCCTTCACGCGGGTGGTAAGTTTGAAAACGACGCTTATAAAGTTTCCGGCGGTTTGCACGGGGTAGGGGTTTCCGTCGTAAACGCGCTTTCCGAATATCTGGAAGTCGAAGTTCACCAGAAAGGAAAATTTTATACTCAGAAATACGAGAAGGGGATTCCGGTTTCTCCCGTGGAAGCAAAAGGAGAATCTTCGGAAAGAGGGACCATCGTTCGTTTTAAGCCGGACTCTTCCATTTTTACCACGGTAGATTTTCAGTTCGACGTTCTTTCCGCGCGGTTTAGAGAATTAGCTTTTTTGAATAAAGGATTGATTCTGATCGTCGAAGACCGCAGACGCGGTTCCGAAGGGGAGAATCTTTTACGGAACGAATTTCAGTTTTCCGGCGGGATCGTTTCTTTCGTGGAGCATATCAACGAAAACAAACATCCGATGCACAAAGTGATTCACTTTGAACGGAACAAAGACGATGTTTTGGCCGAAATCTCGATTCAATATTCCGAAACTTATACGGAAAACATTTTCTGTTTTACCAATAACATCAACAACAACTTAGGCGGAACCCACTTAGAAGGATTTCGTGCGGCTCTCACGAGAACGTTGAACGACTTCTTAAAAAAAGACACGGTTCTTTCCAAAAAACATCCAACCGGACTTTCCGGCGAAGACGTAAAAGAAGGATTAACCGCCGTTATCTCGATTAAAATTCCTCAGCCTCAGTTCAATTCTCAGACAAAAGAGAAGCTGGTAAACGCGGAGATCAAAGGGATCATGCAAACCTTGAGTTCGGAAGGTTTAACTTTGTTCTTTGAGGAAAATCCGAACATCACGAAAAAGATATTAGAAAAATGTATTCTTTCCGCAAAGGCAAGAGAAGCCGCTCGTAAAGCGAGAGACTTAACCCGAAGAAAAACGGTTCTCGAAGGAGGAGGTCTTCCCGGTAAACTTGCGGACTGTTCCGAAAAAGATCCCGCCCTTTCGGAGATCTATCTGGTCGAGGGTGATTCCGCAGGCGGTTCCGCTAAACAAGGAAGAGATCGAAACACACAGGCGATTCTTCCGCTCAAAGGAAAAATTCTCAACGTAGAAAAAGCGAGATTGGATAAGATTCTTTCCAGCGAAGAAATTCGCGTCTTAGTTTCCGCATTGGGAACGGGAATCGGCGAGGACGAATTCAACATAGATAAAATCCGTTATCATAAAATCATGATTATGACCGACGCGGATATCGACGGTTCACACATTCGCACGCTTCTACTTACATTCTTTTTTCGTTATATGCGGCCTGTGATCGAAAAAGGGTATCTCTATGTCGCGCAGCCGCCTTTGTATCTGATCAAACACGGTAAGAATTCGACTTACGTTTACTCGGATAAAGAAAAAGAGGAATTATTAAAAACGGTCGGAACGGAAAAAGTAGTCATTCAACGATACAAAGGTCTCGGTGAGATGAACCCGGAACAACTCTGGGAAACTACGATGGATCCTTCCAATCGGGTCGTACTAAAAGTGAAGTTGGACGATTTCGTGGAAGCGGAAGAAACGTTCAACATTCTGATGGGCGACGAAGTTCAACCGAGAAAGCAGTTCATCGAAGTCAATGCGGCTAAAGTCGCAAACTTGGATCTTTGA